The genomic region GGTCGGGAGCGAGGCGCACGTCGAGGGTGAGGATCTCCGTCGCGGGATCGCCGAGCACCACCCGGTAGTCGATCTCGACGTCGGCGTTCTTCACGTCGGCCGGGATGCGCTCCTCGAGCGCGGCGGCCGCTCCCTGCTTGGCCGCCTCGAGCTTGCCGGCGTCGCGCGTGACCTCGTAGTGCGCGAACAGCGGGCTCGGCGCGTCGGGCTCGGGGAGCACGTGCACGGCGGTGAGCTTCGCGCCCGAGTCGGCCGCGAGCTGCGCGC from Sandaracinaceae bacterium harbors:
- a CDS encoding universal stress protein, which translates into the protein MKYKHVLAATDFSTLGDLALSRGAQLAADSGAKLTAVHVLPEPDAPSPLFAHYEVTRDAGKLEAAKQGAAAALEERIPADVKNADVEIDYRVVLGDPATEILTLDVRLAPDLIVLATHGRRGWQRWIMGSVAERVVQMARADVLAVRERDPVDLDEL